caaataacccacattaaaaatgggcaaaggacttgaataaacatttctctaaagaaaatatacaaatggccagtaagcacatgaaaagatgctcaataccaccaattattagggaaattattagggaaatgcaaatcaaaacttttGATTTGCGAGAGATCACCTCAGatccattagaatggctactatccaaaaaataaaaaatagtaagtgTTGActtggatgtggagaaattggaacccttgtgcactgctggtgggaatgaaaattgtgtagctgctatggaaaacaatatgagggttcttcaaaaagttaagtgtagaactaccatatgatccagcagctctacttctgggtatatatcccaaagaattgaaagcagtgtCTCAAGAGTTATTTGAACATGCATGTTTgtaagcagcattattcacaatagctgaaagatggaagcaatctaagtgtccattgacagatgaatgaataagcaaaatgtggtgtataaacacaatggaataatattcggTCTTATAAAGGCAGGGTATTCTGGCACATGCTGCACCATGGGTGGACTGGAAGGAcgttatgccaagtgaaataagccagtcgcaGAAGGACAAACACCGTATGGTTTCACTTCtatgaagtacctagagtagtcaaacttatagagacagaaagtagcatAGTAGTTGCCAGCGTCGGGGGAAGCGGGGATGGGGAGTTACCGTTTAAcaggcacagagtttcagttttgcaggacACAGAAGTtccagagatggatggtggtgatggctgcacaacagtgtgaatgtacttaacactactgaactgcacacttaaaaatggttaagatgataaattttatggtatgtgatttttaccacaattttttttaaaaagagtatccCACGGAAGTCTGGGTTTATACATTCAAAGCCTTATTAGAAGACTCTctgagatgagaaaaaaaatttcaccttTGGTTTTAATCTAAGCTTTGCTTTCTTTCCACAGTGCAGCCTTCATATTCACGCTTCCTACAGCATCTCCCAGAAACTAAACGTTCCAATGGCCCCACTCTCAGAGCCTAACGCTGTTGGCATAGTCATCGCCCATGGTAAGCAGCCCACCCTCACTTCCGCAGGAAGAAGTGGCTGAGCACACTGAAACTCAGTCACAGTGTCGAGCCCTGTGAGAAAACCACCATACGTGGCTTTTACCATCCTTTACAGAATTTCTTGCAAGATGATGatactgtgggtttttcatagactCTCATCAGAGAGCAACATGACTTCTCCCTTTACCAAATTGTCAGTGGCCTTTTTTTCAATTACAGGAGGCATGATGGGAAATAATCAGAATAAACTCATTCAGAATTATTCTCTTGACAGTAAATCCTCTCTGTTTCATTGCTGATATGTGCTGATGAGATGGTGGATTGTGTTGTAGGTAGCGTGGGGGATGCCATCTCAGTGATGATCCCAGATGTGTACATCTCAGATGATGGAGGTTACTCCTGGCTGAAGATGCTGGAAGGACCTCACTATTACACCATCCTGGATTCCGGAGGCATCATTGTAGCCATCGAGCACAGCAGCCATCCTATCAATGTGATTAAGTATGCATGAGCTCAGCTCCACCCACACTATCTGCATAGAGAGCAACTGTGGGATGTTTGTCAGTTTGTTGGGGGGAAGTTACAGTCCCTGATTCAGATTAGTGCATTCTACAGAGCTGTAGGGAAGGTGCTTGAAAGGATTGCATTTAGAGCAACTCAAATTAAAtagctttgttttttcctctgacTCCCTCTAGCTAACACTTCTcgtcacttttaaaaaatactcctcTCCCTCCCAACAAGAATATTATGGGAGCATTTAAGCACTCTGGAGGGGAAATGACTCCTTAAGTACAAGTTCTTATTATATAATTTCTGTTTGTTGACTTGGAAGCCCATTCTTACATGAGTCACTatccttttttcctttggaagaattttttttttttttctttttgaggtacgcgggcccctcactgctgtggcctctcccattgcggggcacaggctcctgacgcgcaggctcagcggccatggctcacgggcccagccgctccgcggcatgtggggtcttcccagaccggggcacgaacccacgtcccctgcatcggcaggcggactctcaaccactgcgccaccggggaagccctggaagaATTTTTATAAAGGCATTTTCTTCCATAATATTTGAGTGAATCCCTTTTCCCCGTTAACTATAGgtgttaaaaattaatataatagtaAGCCATCACCTAAATATGAGAGTTTTTCTCTGATTTGTTATCAAACAGCCGGTGGTTTCCTGATATTCCCGTAAATGTTGATCCTCTCTCATgatctttctctaattgtggtttCAGGTTCTCCACAGACGAGGGTCAGTGCTGGCAAACCTACATATTTACCAGGGAGCCTATCTACTTTACTGGCCTGGCTTCAGAACCTGGAGCTAGGTCCATGAACATCAGCATCTGGGGTTTCACAGAATCTTTCCTGACTCGCCAGTGGGTCTCCTACACCATCGATTTTAAAGATATCCTTGAAAGGAACTGTGAGTGTCTCCTTTGAACTTTTCTACCAGAAACTTGTGAGCCCATTTCCCTAAATAACCGATTCAGTTTAATTTCTTCTAGCTGGAATAagaaaatcatgtgtgtgaaagaGGACTGAAGGATGTTCCATGTGGGTGAGCAGGCAAAGGGATGGTACCAGAAAAGCACTTCCCTCTTTGGATTAGCActgtccaagagaaataaaatgagagccacgtatataatttaaattattctatCAACTAGCTacattataaaagtaaaagaggcaaaatttattttaataatatagttatttcagtatgtccaaaatatcattttaacatgtaagcaatgtttttaaattattaatgaaacattttacattctttttttaaggtattttaatttttttattggagtacagttgatttacaatgttgtgttagtttctgctgtacagcaaagtgaatcagttatacacatacatatgtccactcttttctagattcttttcccgtataggtcaatacagagtattgagtagagttccctgtgctataccgtaggtccttattagttatctattgtatatatagtagtatgtatatgtcaatcccaatctcccagtttatccctctccccctttctgccctggtaaccataagtttgttttctacatctgtgactctatttctgttttgtaaataagttcatttgtaccttttttttagattccacatacaagcaatatcatatgatatttgtttttctctgtctgacttacttcacttagtacgataatctctaggtccatccatgttgctgcaaatcgcattatttcattctttttatggctgaatgatattccattgtatatatgtaccacatcttctttacccattcctaaatgtcgatggacatttaggttgcttccatgtcttggctattgtaaacagtgctgcaatgaacattggggtgcatgtatctttttggattatggttttctctggatatctgcccaggagtgggattgctggatcatatggtagttctatttttagttttttaaggaacctccatactgttctccatagtggctgtaccaatttacattcccaccaacagtgtaggagggttcccttttctccacaccctctccagcatttattatttgtagactttttggcgATGGCCAGTCTGAccggtgtgaggcgatacctcattgtagttttgatttgcatttctctgataatttgtgatgttgagcatcttttcatgtgctttttggccatctgttaCGTTCTTTTTCTTCTAACTAGGGCCTCAAAATCCAGTGCATATTCTACACTCACCCTTATGGTAAATCTCAATTCCGACTAGCCACATGTGGACATCTAGGAGAGTATAGTTTTGTACTTTAGATCTCTGTAGCATTTTCTGAGAGTCTTTTCTGCTTGTAAGGATAAtgcatgtttttgtttgtctaaaattatttcataacaCTTCAAGGTTTTTCACACTTGATTACAGCAGAACTGTAGAGGAAAGTATGTTACAAAGACCATCTAACTGACTGTGTCACTTATCAAAATGTTGAAGTGAGGAAGTTTTCATGCAAAGAGTTTGGCTTGACCATTTCAGAATGCTGTGACTTCAAACTGGAAGGCATGTTAAAGGCCCAGAAAATGGcttcagagaagttaaaatatTCATTGCAAGGTGTTCCTAAAGAATGACAagcaaacccaggcccccagtaCCAAAGATGCTGACATTGTACTGAAAACatggaggataaaaaaaaaaaactggagaaaaagtGATGACTCCCTGTGACCCATAGTTGCTTTCTGGCATAATATGATAGAAGACTTAAGTTTCGAGAAGCTCTGGTTAAATTTGGTCCTGACTGTTATTAGGCTGTGTTGGGGGCCCGTTTCCTCAGCATGTTACTTTAGTGAGTCCTGCAAGAAGCAGAAGCACTCAGTTTGGACCTTACTTTTCTACAAGATGTTTCAATGATTTAAAATCGGAGAGTCATTATAATCTAAATTCACTAAATAGGCTGTAAAGGAGCTGGCTTATGAGTTTTCCCCTCAGCAGGCAGCTCTACAGTTATCCCTGAAGTTTAACATCATTAAAAGATTTGTTAAGCCcctgctcttttttaaaaatttttatttatttattttatattcatttttggctgtgttgggtcttcgtttctgtgcgagggctttcacCAGttggcggcgagtgggggccactcttcatcgcggtgcgcgggcctctcactgtcgcggcctctcccgttgcggagcacaggctcagtggttgaggctcacgggcccagccgctccgcggcatgtgggatcttcccggaccgggacacaaacccgtgtcccctgcattggcaggcggactctcaaccactgcgccaccagggaagccccagcccctgctctTTAACAGGCCCTGTTCTGGTCTTCACATCCCAAAAGATAAAAACCTAATCCACAGTCTTTAGGCCACAGCCTTTGAGTCATTTTTCCATGAGTGGATGATATGACACACTAAGCCAGGTTGACTGTCATCACGGTCTTCATTTGAAAGCCAGTCTACAAGAGTTAAAAGCCTAGAAAGTATGTTTCCCCTTTCATTTGAAGCAAACTAACCCACAGTGAAATTAAACCCATGCTTTTGGCTAATTGGTGTCTTGTCCTAAAGGCAAGCATCTGGTTGCTTACCTGACAGCTCCTGCTGACCAAGGGCACAGGTGTGCAAGACTTAAAGACAGAAGCTTCTCAGTCTGGAAGGAACCTTAGAGGTTCTCCATCCAGCTCCCCACTTCAAAAATAAGGTTTTTCCTAGAACTCAAATGGGTCGTGAGATGCAAAGACTCCTCCCTTGGCATGAAGAAAAGCCCATTGCTGGTAGGCTCCCACTAATGTTAACTTTCATTTACAATTCCAAAGTGAAGCAATAGGTTGAGTCAAACATCCCTACTTTTCCTCTCCTCGTTCTTCCTATTGCCTGGCAGCTGCCTCACATGGGTGGGTTCTGTCCCATGCAGTTTCCTGAACAGCCTGTCTTTCTTTTAGGTGAAGAGAAGGACTATACCATATGGCTGGCTCACTCCACAGACCCTGGAGATTATGGAGATGGCTGCATTTTAGGCTATAAAGAACAGTACCTACGGCTACGCAAGTCTTCCGTCTGTCAGAATGGTCGGGACTATGTTGTGACCAAGCAGCCGTCCGTCTGTCCCTGCTCCCTGGAGGACTTCCTCTGGTATCAGCATCCCTCAGATCCCTATCAGCCATTTCCCGTGCTGGAGGAGGCAAAAGACAGTTCAGAAATCTTTaaatccttttctttcccttcttcctcaagAGTGGAGTACTGTTGCTTCTtattaaggaaattgaggcacagagaaagggAACCAGAGTTGTTAATAATTAGACAGATAACATTGCATCAGTTACTTATTGGCCAGAACCAGCAACAACCCCTGGACATCCTGACTTGGCagtggtgggaaggagagaggtacATAAGGAGGATgagaattaaaaaagagagagagagaagatgatagGATAGAAACACCAAGAAAAGTGGTACAGGAGCTCAGAGGAAACTGGACTTTAGCAAGCAGCCTGACAGCCTGGGTGTAGCAGGTAGGGTACTAGGTTTGGGGTCGTCTGCAGGACTGAAGGCGGAAAGAGTGTGGATCTGTCCCAAGAGAGGAGGTGACATCAGTATGTATGGTCTGTATGTCCCATCAAGGCTTAGAAGCCATCAAGGTGAACTCCCTAGAGTTCAGGACCATCCAGGCTTAAGGGTTAGTTTCTTGGCTGGCACAGGGTTAGTTGATTTTACAAGGGCGAGGGAGTCCCTAGGTAGCCTAAGCAAGGTAACTTAGGGCAAATAAGAGGAACTGCTTCACATCACAGGTACTAATCTTATGGAACTTGTTACCTGCAAAAGATACTGACAGGAGGTAGAAGTGGATTTGGAAAAGAAGGCAGGCAGATAGCAGTCCTGTCCTCCCACAATGTATTCTCCTGAACTGCAGGTGACAGAGAATGCAGGACTGAGCAAACTGCAGCCTGACCCAGTGTGTTTCCTCCTGCATGGCTCATAATCTGTGGAATGGCCAGGGGTCCTCCCTTCTCTATTTCCGCAGGGGAAAATATCACTCAGATCACTTTGATGTTGTAATAGGGCTAGAGCTTATTCATACTGTCAAACTCTGAAGGGCTGTCTCCCATCCTTAACTGCACACAGGGTGGCTCTCGGTCACCTGAGCTTCTGCTATTTTCCAAACATGTTGTGCAGCTCCATGCCACTGTGCATGCTGCTGCTTCTTCCTGGAAGTCTTTCCCTGCTTGACCCCAAGCCTGGTGAATTCCTACTTAGCCTTTAATACTTAGCTCAGATACCGCCTTCTTAAAGCCTTCCCCAGATTTTCCTCATCTAGGCTCCTAATACAGCACttaccatattttaatttttgtgtgtagaTTTGCTTCCACCATTAAACTCCAGACTCTTTGAGTGCATATTGTATTTGATAATCACATAGTCATAATGATAGCCGCTGACGTTTTTTAGCAGTACGTCTGTTTACACTTCCCCTCAGCAGCCCTGTGAGAGAGGTACTctggttatttccatttctcaaaggGAGAATTTGCCATCACGTGGCAGAGCTGCGATGTGAACCTGGCCATTCAGCTCCAGAGCCTGCCCACTGTACCCCATGTGCTTGAGAAATGTGTACTTTGTGAGTGGGAAGGGTATGGTCCCTGAAATTTTGGATTGAACACATAAAATTTTTGCCAGAAATTTCTCCTTGCTATTGGAGGTGTGGTGTCTTCTGTATCTTTTGTTCTCTCTACCCTCTCCCTTAAATATTTGTCAGAAAGCCTTGAAGTACAAGCAGCATCTATATATTCaccaaatattcactgaatatttTCTATGCACAGGGCAGTGCAAAGTGATAACAGGAAGTTTATTATAGACTCTCCTGGTAAGATGCACATAATAATGTTTGAAACAGAAGGTGGGATCCTTGGGGATTTAGAAAAGGGAGAGACTATTCCATCCAGAGCTGAAAGGAGGTAGGTGGGTCAAAGAAGGCTTTgtagaggaggtggcatttgggcTGAGCCCTGACGAGCCGTAGGATTTGACCATGCACATCTGGGAAGAAGCAGGTCGTTAAAGCCCGTGGACTGATGTGGGCTTAGACCACCCCAACAGCGTGATCAGGAAGGGTGTGCTGGAAGATAGGCCATGAGGGGAAGTTACAGTAGTCACGATGAAGTGAGTGGGTCCAGATGGGGGTGCTCAGGCTGTTTCCAACTTAGATGGTGGGAAGGAAGGTAGTGTCCTGGACAAACGGAGGAAATGACCGGAGGGACTGGCATGAAGGAGGAAACGCGATGTATTttgaatgttttgtttatttgaggttcTGTCAGCAGATTTAGATGGCAGTGTCCAGCAGGTATTTGGAAATGTAGGATTAGAGCTCAAGAGAGGTAAAACCTAGAAGTTTTAGTTGCAACAAATAGTTAAGCTCATGAAGGGGGAGTAAGAGAATGAATTGTAGGATCTTGGAGAACATATGCACTTACGGGTTAGGAAGAGAGCAGAGCAAGCAGTGACCAAAGAAACAGACGAGTGCCGCTCTCAGGGCCTCAGTGGGTGGGGCACAGCATTGTGGCAAGTGCCCCAGAATAGGTGATCAGAGTGAACGAGACAGAGAGAGCCCCCTAGGTTGGATGACTGGTGAGCCCTGGGGGGCCACAGACATTCATTTTCAAGGTTGCAGAAGGGGGCCGAAGCCCAAATGcatagaataaaaagtaaatgagtaCAACAgaacagggaaaaaatattttttaagaaatctggCCAGTAAAGGAGAGGATGGTGAAGGAAGAGGACAGGTTCAGGCTAAGGAGAAGCCTCCAGGTGAGTGGGACTAGTGGTCACTGCCACACTGTCCATGGAACGAGCCCCCGCCCAGGGGCATTAGGAAGGATGGGGCCGAGGCCACTCGTGTCATTTCTTTGGGGAAAGCAGAGAAAGAGCAGATGGGTGGCGCTATGGAGAGATGGGATAGAATGGAGGGCAAGAACAGGCATTCACATTGGTGGCAGGGACCATCTAAGAAACTAAGAGGGACACGGAAGTGGGGAAGGCAGGAAAGGTTTAACATACCCGCCATGGGTAGAACATGGGTAAATGAGTTAtttggagagaaataaaagagttGCTGAGTGTCCCAGAGTTTAGATCTGTTGCTGATGTACTATTTCTCTGTGTCTTAGTCACGTGagtccccaccccctgcaggctgccctccttcccttcccgGAGCCTGAGCTGTCTGTGTGGGACTCCTAGCTATTGAGTCTGAAGCCCAATCCATAAGCTATTTTCCCTTAGTTCAGCCCTCcccatgtgcttttttttcctaaacagaCCTCTTTATATGTCACAGGCTTCCTTAGCTTCTTTCTGGCAACCCAAGACTGGAATATTGACCATCCACTGCCCCATATAAAGCCTTCATTGCTAGTCGCTTCCTGTCTTTCAGCAACTTTGAAAGATACCTTATTTGCTGATTCTTACAGTGATTTTGGCTACTTCCGTCCAGAAAATGACTCCAAGTGTGTGGAACAGCCAGAACTCAAGGGCCACGACCTAGAGTTTTGTTTGTACGGGAGAGAAGAGCACCTGACGACAAATGGGTGAGATGCCTGCTTCTCCCGTATCGGGACTGAGTCTCCACTGTGCAGAGTGAAAGCTGCGTCTCTCCGCATAGTTCTGAGCAGTAGTTGAGAGCACTCTAGAAAAATACTGTCTACTAAAACTTTCTGTGATGGGGGAAATGTTCTGTAATCTGCTGTGTCTGATGCGGTCGCCACTAGCCCTTTGTGGCTGTTGACACTAGTGTGAGTGAGGAACTgaagtaattttaattaatttaagtgTAAATAGCCACCACAGTAGAGAGCGCTGCTCTAGAGGAGGCTCACTGCCTCCTTCCCTGATAAACACTCCCCTCCCCTGTGGTTTATGTACCGCGTGTTGACTGCATTCCCTGGTCACAGTTCTTTGACACAGTCTCTTAAGGCAGAAAGGTGGCATGACCCTGCAGCAAGGCAAGGGATGTGTGGTCTGTCCAAGGACTGAAACTACACAGAATATCCCCAAAACATCCCTGCAGATCTCCCCCAAGGCCTGAAAGATGGTGTAATGACCAGAAGTTTTTCTGCAACTTCTAAAATCTTGTCTTCAGGAAGTAAGCAAGAATCCAGAAGTACATCCTTGTATTCTGTTAACAAATTTTCTCTGCCTCTCAGGTACCGGAAAATTCCAGGAGACAGATGCGAGGGCGGAGTGAATCCTGCTCGAGAAGTGAAAGACTTGAAAAAGAAGTGCACAAGCAACTTTCTGAGTCCAGAAAAGCAGGTATGTTAAAGTAGATCTGGTTTAGATACAAGTGGGGTTTCACGTTCTGCCAGGAATAGTCAAAGTTACAGTGTCAAGAACTCTGTTACTGAGTACAAGTGGCCAGACTACTTCTGTCAGGCTTCCCTTCGTACAGGAAACTGTCAGGATGAGGGATGGTCACATAACCCAACGCTAAGCTCATCTACCGAAAACGtttttgttggggaaaaaaaaatggtattcaGTAAAGTTTCCAAGTCCTAGATGCATACGGTTGAGGAAATTTCTGAGGCTCAGAGTCATTTAGGAAAAAGACTCAAGAAGTTTGGCTGTAAAGGGCTGGAGTTTTACACATGTGGAAGGGAGGGCACTGGACCATAGGTAGGGTGGATCTCTTTGCCGAGTCATGTCAAGTGTGTTCAGAATGAAAAACTGAACTATGGTAATAAGGGGCTGGTTTTGATTTAGAAGCAAGTTTTAGGGCTGATTACAGTTCTGTAGCACTGAACTATCTGGCTGGAATATGGGGATATGGTAAAGAGGAAACCTCTTGATAAAGAAGCACTGGCCCAGCAGTGAGACTTGGGGCAGTAAACTGTGGGCCCCAGGTTCCTAATCTGGAAATTGAGAGGTGGACAATCTGCAGTTCCCTCCTATCTAACCTTCTAAGGGATGAGGGCCTGACAAGGGGTGGGATTAAGAAGGCAGTGGGAGAAaaatgtgtgggtgtgtgtactTGTCGGGGGCAAGTTCCTCCTTCTCTGCATCCCCGCCCTGCACTCCTGGTGGCTGTCCTcagagtgtttgtgtgtgtgattgcacAGGACTACCGCCCACAGGGACACAACTTGTCCCAGAATCCAGCTCCGCCTCCTCTTGGATAcattgaaaacacacacaccctatcTCCCACCCAAAAGCAGGTAGGTCACACTCAAACAATGATACGGAAAGCTTATTTGTAAAAACATACAACAACTTAAGTAAAAGATAAATCTCGGTGTCATAGGATGGCTTGCCTAACATAACATTGGCACAGCTCCTTTCCAGGTAATTGGCCCTGTTTTAGATTCATTCAGCCCACTTATTATCATAGTCTCCCTTTCCTGCTTCACCCTTAAAAGCTCCAAGACTTATAAACAGTGGTAGTGGGGAACAGTCACAATTACCATTTGATCTAGGTAGTTGCTACGACTTCCAGTGTAACTTTGACATGGAAGCCACTGAGTTTGCACCATTCTGACAGCTTTAAGGCAGTTGAAGTTCTGGTCACCCTCTGCCAGCTGTGATATTCTCCTGGTAGCACTGAGATGGTTCATCTTGGGGGCGGGGGTTGGGAAAGTATCATCATTAGGTGCCTAGAGACTGCAGATCATTCAACAGAGAAATAGGGGAATGAGCAGCCTCTTTGAATTCTGTCTGAGAATATGCACACCCAAAattgtttgtgtttgtgttttaatttatcAAGAATTCCAAGTCAAATTCTGTTCCGATTATCCTGGCTACTGTGGGATTGATGCTGGTCACAGTCGTAGCAGGAGTGCTCATTGTGAAGAAGTACGTCTGTGGGGGAAGGTAAGGAACAGAAATCAATCAAACCAGAAAGTCCACCGAGGGCAGACGGTTGAGTCAGCCCCTGGCAAAAACTAACTAGTTGAAGTGATGTTACTGAAACATCAGGCCCAAATCTTTCCTTACATTTTCCATATGCCAGGTACGGGCTGTGCTTCCTATATGTGTGACTCATTCTGCAAGTGTGTAAAACTTGGAAAATCCACCGTCCTATAAGAAATGCACCCCTCCTCCCCATGTGAGAGTTGACGGTGGTTTCCACCCGCAGGTTCCTGGTGCATCGATACTCTGTGCTCCAGCAGCATGCGGAGGCCAACGGTGTGGATGGTGTGGATGCTTTGGACACAACCTCCCACACTCATAAAAGTGGTTATCATGATGACTCAGATGAGGTGAGACTATTTCTTCTTGAGGGGTGgtccagaaatttttaaaaagggtgatctttgggcttccctgatggtgcagtggttgggagtctgcctgccgatgcaggggacacgggttcgtcccccggtccgggaagatcccacatgctgcggagcggctgggcccgtgagccgtggccgctgagcctgcgcatccagagcctgtgctccgcagcgggagaggccacaacagtgagaggcccgcgtaccgcaaaaaaaaaaaaaaaaaaaaaaaaagagtgatctTTTCTTACTCATGATCAAGATAATGATTGAAGCAAAGGAGGGTATAAGCTAGAAGCAGCAATTTAATGACTGTAAGACTTGGCCAGCCCAGAAACTAGGTAATGGCTTTCAAAATAGGGATTTTTTTGGTCTGTAAATAATATGGCCTATGTCTTTCTTTTCAGGACCTCCTGGAATAGCTCCTCAAAGGAGCTGGGACTGAGCACAGATGATGGAACCGCAGTACCTCTTACACTCCCTGTGGCTCCGACTTGGGGAAATAAATTTCCCATTGCGAGGGACCCAGCTCTGTTTCTGCTGCTTCCATCAAAGCCAAAAGGACCTACACTAAAgaaatggggggtggggaccCTAAACACTCTTACAATTGGCcctgagaagagagggaaaatttttaattctttaacttttcatttcaaGTTCTGTCTTTTTGCAAGGTACGGGCCCTtttcggttttgtttttgttttttaagggaaATGAAATGGAATTGAAGGGAACTTTTCACTAACCCCACTGTTGCATGTTTTGCATGGCGCCTGCCCCAGGGCACCTGCCAGCTTCAGCATCAACTCTCACAAAGCACTTGGTGCCGTCCCTGGGCTGTGCTGGCAACACGAAGCAGCCGCAGAGATGAGCACAGAGGCTGCGATGACTGGCACAGCCTGGGCAGCCTTTCTCCATCTGGGGACAGCCCCGCTCCAAGAACACTGCACACCAGCTCCTCACACAGATccctgctttttgttgttgttgttgttgttttttcaggGACCATAGGCcacagtgatttttcttttcccctgtttAATTAGGCAATACCCTCATTAATTGCCCTTTGGCAACTAACTTACATGTGCTTCCAAGACACTAAATCAGGAAAACTTAAAgggtaatatttttaatttggggcAGGAAAAAGGGAGCAGCAGAGAATTGACTAGATTTAGCACCTATTAAAGGAGAAACTCTTGCTTCTTCCGAGATCTTTCAAGCCATGCTTTGTGTGTGTGCCAGTGGACTTGCTCAAGGTCTGGGTTCAGGCTTGCCCGGGCTGTGTGCCCAGGCTGAGCGAGCTCTTCACTGGAGTGGCTGGTGGCATGGGCCGTGCAGCCCCTGAGGATGGCACGTCACAGTCTTCTGCGTCCCCTCCTGCCTGCTGTGCTGGCTCCTTGGTGAATCATTAGAATGGCTGCTTATTTGCTTCCTCTTAGGTTGCTGCTCTGCAAGGAGCCATGACTAGACATGTTATCAGAtttaggcttttttaaaaaaatcagaattttattaCCAGactctcctcctctgccctttTTCCCAGCTTTGCCAAGTAATTTGTTGGCATGAAACTTTTGGCTGAACCAACTGAAAAACACACTTCTAGTGTAGATGATGTTTCGTGTGATACATTAAGTtcgtattttaaatttaaaa
The sequence above is drawn from the Tursiops truncatus isolate mTurTru1 chromosome 1, mTurTru1.mat.Y, whole genome shotgun sequence genome and encodes:
- the SORT1 gene encoding sortilin isoform X5 yields the protein MAIGPENSGKVILTAEVSGGSHGGRIFRSSDFAKNFVQTNLPFHPLTQMMYSPQNSDYLLALSTENGLWVSKNFGGKWEEIHKAVCLAKWGSENTIFFTTYVNGSCKADLGALELRRTSDLGKSFKTIGVKIYSFGLGGRFLFASVMADKDTTRRIHVSTDQGDTWSMAQLPSVGQEQFYSILAANDDMVFMHVDEPGDTGFGTIFTSDDRGIVYSKSLDRHLYTTTGGETDFTNVTSLRGVYMTSVLSEDNSIQTMITFDQGGRWKHLRKPENSECDATAKNKNECSLHIHASYSISQKLNVPMAPLSEPNAVGIVIAHGSVGDAISVMIPDVYISDDGGYSWLKMLEGPHYYTILDSGGIIVAIEHSSHPINVIKFSTDEGQCWQTYIFTREPIYFTGLASEPGARSMNISIWGFTESFLTRQWVSYTIDFKDILERNCEEKDYTIWLAHSTDPGDYGDGCILGYKEQYLRLRKSSVCQNGRDYVVTKQPSVCPCSLEDFLCDFGYFRPENDSKCVEQPELKGHDLEFCLYGREEHLTTNGYRKIPGDRCEGGVNPAREVKDLKKKCTSNFLSPEKQDYRPQGHNLSQNPAPPPLGYIENTHTLSPTQKQNSKSNSVPIILATVGLMLVTVVAGVLIVKKYVCGGRFLVHRYSVLQQHAEANGVDGVDALDTTSHTHKSGYHDDSDEDLLE